In Carassius gibelio isolate Cgi1373 ecotype wild population from Czech Republic chromosome B17, carGib1.2-hapl.c, whole genome shotgun sequence, a single window of DNA contains:
- the sptb gene encoding spectrin beta chain, erythrocytic isoform X2, with product MATMTSTTDFDNAEITQQYSRINTRFELSDEELDNDNSSARLFERSRIKALADEREAVQKKTFTKWVNSILARVSCRISDLYLDLRDGRMLIKLLEVLSGERLPKPTKGRMRIHCLENVDKALQFLKEQRVHLENMGSHDIVDGNHRLILGLIWTIILRFQIQDIIVETGQADQTGRQETRSAKDALLLWCQMKTAGYPNVNITNFTTSWKDGMAFNALIHKHRPDLVDYGNLQRSNPTHNLQQAFNVAEKKLGVTKLLDPEDVFTENPDEKSIITYVVAFYHYFSKMKALAVEGKRVGKVLDQAIETEKMIKKYETLSSDLLIWIEQTIIVLNNRKLANSLTGVQQQLQAFNSYRTVEKPPKFQEKGNLEVLLFTIQSRMRANNQRVYTPKEGALVSDINKAWERLEKAEHDRERVLREELIRQEKLEQMARRFDRKAAMRETWLQENQRLVTQDNFGYDLPAVEAAKKKHDAIETDIAAYEERVKALVALSKELEAERYHDAKRIDARKDNILRLWDYLQELLKARRGRLDKNLTLQRIFQEMLHIISWMDEMKSRLLSPDFGKHLLEVEDLLQKHSLLEADIAVQAERVRSANAAALKFANGDSYKPCDPQVIRDRVQHLDLCYQELCARAAQRKARLEQSRRLWNFLWEIAELESWIREKEHIFSSLDYGKDLTSVLVLQSKHSVFEDELAARQDNLKQVMDEGERMIQAKHLGSPKVQQRMDDVRNQWQQLEELAAFRKQNLQDTQSFFQFQGDADDLKAWLVDAMRQMSSDDVGHDEYTTQRLLKKHRDLRDEAAKNGATIDALSKQANALPEELRSTPDIHGRLNDIRDMYIELLTLSDLRQKKLDDTMALYKIFSETDACELWMGQKETWLVGLETPENLEDLEIVQNRLSILAQEMGNMQARVDNINKAAKQLEDSRHPQTKQVKDCQTRLNRRWEAFKAMVEDKKHKVDSALSLHNYDIECDETEAWIKEKTRVIESTQDLGNDLAAVITIQRKLFGMERDLAAIQDKLDFLRNEAQKLVMDHPEHASDILARQEELDAAWDTLKHTLKNREDSLGEVSKLQTFLQDMDDFQAWLFKTQKAVASEDIPDGLPEAEHFLSLHDAVRADMDSHEEDYHRVKDTGAAVIQGQEDDPQYQQLEQRLDGLDKGWDELHKMWDSRKSFLDQGLGFQQFMRDAKQADAILNNQEYTLAHIDKPDTLDGAEKALKKHVDFVTTMDANEEKILNTLETGQRLVDSGNLYSERVKDKMGSIEDRYNKNRDKANEVSGKLKDNRELKHFLQNTQDLTLWINEKMLTAQDTSYDEARNLHSKWQKHQAFMAELASNKDWLHNIDKEGQELMESKPEFEPIVTDRLAKLHELWDKLESTTQEKARLLFDANRSELFDQSLADLKKWLAKLQQQLQGDVDEEVKDLTSANILLKKHQMTENQVRDRARELEELQEAVQQHASLREDQPELEIEQQTLQRDFQELFTPLAQRRGKLEAAKAVHQFFRDLADEILWVNERLPMAMSEEHGNNLQTVQLLLKKNQSLQKEIDGHQPRIDEVLERGRRMVAAAEGSPEEEHMSEEMKKLQDLWAKLQDEMDKRRARLYGSNEAQQYYNDADEAEAWIGEQELYMIADEKAKDEQSAMIMLKRHLLLKQTVDDYAHSIQQLVDRAQKMLAEEHPDGEDIIRRQGQVDKQYAGLKELAEDRKKKLDHTYHHFLLSREVKDLEQWIAERDVVASSQEMGQDLDHVTILRDKFREFARETGTVGQERIDTVNRIIDDLIETGHSEAATLAEWKDGVNESWADLLELIDTRAQLLTASYDLLKYFDDGKELVTQIEEKKNELPEDLGEDFSKAESFHRMHAAFERAISSLGKQVKQFRETATRLYAQYAGDQATAIQETEKEVVEAWNGLLAACAGRRKQLEDTADKFRFFTMVRDLLAWMESISQQIETQEKPRDVSSVELLIKYHQGIRAEIETRGPKFNQCVELGRALLERKHKDSAEIKEKLMQLVEKRKEMMLKWDERWEWLRLLLEVCQFARDASVAEAWLIAQEPYVASRDLGETVDEVEKLLKRHEAFEKSTATWEERFSALERLTTLELLEIRKQQQDIEQYRQEAEKESRREDTGFVEESSQIYTTEEQSLSGLGVIEPSSVGFDGTAGESTVPLISEMQESGSLELDPSTSIQVTKESEKAATLPTESSQVQPVLMEGLLSRKHEMEGPNKKASNRSWNNIYCVLKPGQLSAYKDAKSFSHSVTYHGEEPLNLTNASCEILTNYKKKKQVFKLRLEDGNEYLFQCKDEEELQNWTLVIEQASQTVTEEPVAGPSGVKAQSLPPPSSSTLEVPSTKKEKEKRFSLFAKKK from the exons ATGGCAACTATGACCTCCACCACAGACTTTGACAATGCTGAAATCACTCAGCAGTACAGCCGCATCAACACCCGCTTCGAACTGTCTGACGAAGAGCTCGACAACGACAACAGCTCGGCCAGACTGTTTGAGCGCTCGCGCATTAAAGCGCTTGCAG ATGAGCGAGAGGCTGTCCAGAAGAAGACCTTCACAAAATGGGTGAATTCAATATTAGCCAGAGTCAGCTGTCGAATCTCAGATCTCTATCTAGACCTTCGGGATGGGAGAATGCTCATCAAACTACTGGAGGTTCTGTCAGGGGAGAGACTG CCCAAGCCAACCAAGGGTCGAATGCGGATCCACTGTCTTGAGAATGTGGACAAAGCTTTACAGTTTCTAAAGGAACAGAGGGTGCACTTAGAGAACATGGGATCACATGATATTGTAGATGGGAACCACCGGCTCATCCTAGGCCTTATCTGGACCATCATTCTTCGTTTCCAG ATTCAAGACATTATAGTAGAGACAGGACAAGCTGACCAGACAGGCCGGCAAGAGACCCGCTCAGCCAAAGATGCACTGCTCCTCTGGTGCCAGATGAAGACTGCAGG GTACCCCAATGTAAACATCACCAATTTCACCACAAGCTGGAAAGATGGCATGGCTTTCAACGCTCTCATTCACAAACACAG GCCAGATCTGGTGGATTATGGCAATCTACAGAGGTCCAACCCCACTCACAACCTTCAGCAGGCCTTTAATGTAGCTGAAAAAAAGCTTGGTGTCACCAAGCTCCTGGACCCAGAAG ATGTATTCACTGAGAACCCTGATGAGAAGTCCATAATCACATACGTTGTAGCATTTTACCACTACTTCTCCAAGATGAAAGCTCTGGCAGTTGAGGGCAAGCGAGTTGGCAAG GTGCTAGACCAGGCCATTGAAACAGAGAAGATGATTAAGAAGTATGAGACATTGTCATCAGACCTGCTAATATGGATTGAACAAACCATTATTGTGCTGAACAACCGCAAGCTTGCTAACTCCCTTACAGGTGTCCAACAGCAACTTCAGGCTTTCAACTCTTACCGTACCGTGGAGAAGCCACCTAA ATTTCAGGAGAAAGGCAACTTGGAAGTACTTCTGTTTACCATCCAGAGCAGAATGAGAGCCAACAATCAGAGAGTCTACACACCTAAAGAGGGTGCACTGGTGTCTGATATCAACAAG GCATGGGAGCGGTTGGAGAAGGCAGAACATGACCGTGAGCGTGTCCTAAGAGAAGAACTCATCAGGCAGGAAAAGCTGGAGCAGATGGCTCGTCGCTTTGACAGAAAGGCAGCTATGAGAGAGACCTGGCTTCAAGAGAATCAGAGACTGGTTACACAG GATAACTTTGGCTATGACTTACCAGCAGTGGAAGCAGCTAAGAAGAAACATGATGCGATAGAGACCGACATTGCTGCATATGAAGAACGTGTTAAGGCACTGGTGGCCTTGTCTAAAGAACTGGAAGCAGAACGATACCATGATGCTAAACGCATTGATGCAAGAAAAGACAATATCTTGAGGCTGTGGGACTACCTGCAGGAGCTTCTGAAAGCTCGCAGAGGTCGTTTAGACAAGAACCTTACCCTTCAGAGAATCTTCCAGGAGATGCTCCACATCATTAGCTGGATGGATGAAATGAAG AGCCGACTATTGTCCCCAGACTTTGGAAAACACTTACTGGAAGTGGAAGACTTGTTGCAGAAACATTCATTGCTAGAAGCAGATATAGCAGTGCAGGCAGAAAGAGTACGATCAGCCAATGCAGCTGCTCTTAAATTTGCCAATGGTGACA GTTATAAACCATGTGACCCACAAGTAATCCGTGATCGGGTACAACACTTGGACCTGTGCTACCAGGAGTTGTGTGCTCGGGCAGCTCAGAGGAAAGCCAGACTTGAGCAGTCACGACGACTTTGGAACTTTTTATGGGAAATTGCAGAGTTGGAGAGCTGGATTCGGGAAAAGGAGCACATCTTCTCCTCTCTTGACTATGGTAAGGACCTGACCAGTGTGCTGGTACTGCAGAGCAAACACAGTGTCTTTGAGGATGAGCTTGCTGCCAGACAGGACAACTTGAAGCAGGTGATGGACGAGGGAGAGAGAATGATTCAGGCCAAGCACTTGGGTTCCCCCAAAGTACAGCAGCGAATGGATGATGTACGAAATCAGTGGCAGCAGCTGGAGGAACTGGCCGCCTTCCGTAAACAAAATCTGCAAGACACCCAAAGCTTCTTCCAGTTTCAGGGTGATGCTGATGACCTCAAAGCCTGGCTAGTTGATGCTATGCGGCAGATGAGCAGTGATGATGTTGGGCATGATGAGTACACTACACAGCGACTGCTCAAGAAACACCGTGACTTAAGAGATGAGGCTGCTAAGAACGGAGCCACAATTGACGCTCTATCCAAACAGGCCAATGCACTTCCTGAGGAATTAAGGAGTACACCAGACATCCACGGGCGTCTGAACGATATTCGGGATATGTATATTGAGCTTTTGACCCTCTCTGACCTGAGGCAGAAGAAGCTGGATGACACCATGGCTCTTTACAAAATATTCAGTGAGACAGATGCTTGTGAGCTCTGGATGGGCCAGAAGGAGACATGGCTGGTTGGGCTGGAGACACCAGAGAATTTGGAAGATCTAGAAATTGTACAAAATAG GCTAAGCATTCTTGCTCAGGAAATGGGTAATATGCAGGCTCGGGTTGACAACATCAATAAAGCAGCCAAACAACTTGAAGACAGCAGACATCCACAAACAAAACAAGTGAAAGACTGTCAAACTCGTCTCAATAGGAG ATGGGAAGCTTTTAAAGCAATGGTAGAGGATAAGAAACACAAAGTAGATTCAGCCCTCAGCCTACATAATTATGATATTGAATGTGATGAGACAGAAGCATGGATAAAAGAGAAGACACGGGTCATTGAGTCAACACAAGACCTTGGGAATGACCTGGCTGCAGTCATTACCATTCAGAGAAAGCTCTTTGGCATGGAAAGAGACCTTGCTGCCATCCAAGATAAGTTGGATTTCCTGCGTAATGAGGCCCAGAAGCTTGTTATGGACCACCCAGAGCATGCTTCTGATATACTTGCCAGACAGGAAGAGTTGGATGCAGCATGGGACACCTTGAAACACACCCTGAAAAACCGTGAAGACTCTCTTGGGGAGGTCAGCAAACTGCAAACATTCCTACAGGACATGGATGATTTTCAAGCCTGGCTTTTCAAGACACAGAAGGCTGTTGCATCTGAAGATATTCCTGATGGTTTACCAGAGGCTGAGCATTTCCTGAGTCTTCATGATGCTGTGAGAGCTGATATGGATAGCCATGAAGAAGACTACCACCGTGTGAAGGACACAGGAGCAGCTGTCATTCAGGGCCAAGAAGATGATCCTCAGTACCAGCAGCTGGAGCAGAGGCTGGACGGTCTTGATAAGGGATGGGATGAGTTGCACAAAATGTGGGACAGCCGCAAGAGCTTCCTAGATCAGGGTCTTGGCTTCCAACAGTTCATGAGGGATGCCAAGCAGGCTGATGCCATCTTAAATAACCAG GAATACACTCTAGCCCACATAGACAAGCCTGACACCCTGGATGGAGCAGAGAAGGCCCTGAAGAAACACGTGGACTTTGTTACCACCATGGATGCTAATGAGGAGAAGATACTCAACACACTGGAGACTGGTCAGAGGCTGGTGGACAGTGGAAACCTTTACTCAGAAAGGGTCAAAGACAAGATGGGCTCTATTGAAGATAG GTACAACAAGAATCGAGACAAAGCCAATGAAGTCTCAGGGAAACTGAAGGACAACAGGGAACTTAAGCACTTCCTTCAAAACACCCAGGAT CTTACACTGTGGATAAATGAGAAAATGCTGACTGCACAGGATACATCATATGATGAGGCTCGTAACCTCCATAGCAAGTGGCAAAAACACCAGGCCTTCATGGCAGAACTAGCATCTAACAAGGATTGGCTACATAATATTGATAAG GAGGGACAGGAATTGATGGAATCCAAGCCTGAGTTTGAGCCCATTGTCACTGATCGTCTTGCTAAGCTTCATGAACTATGGGATAAGCTGGAGAGCACCACACAGGAGAAGGCTCGGCTCCTTTTTGATGCAAACCGTTCTGAGCTGTTTGATCAGAGCCTTGCTGACCTGAAGAAATGGTTGGCTAAATTGCAGCAGCAGCTCCAGGGTGATGTGGATGAAGAAGTTAAGGATCTTACTAGTGCCAACATCTTACTCAAGAAACACCAG ATGACAGAGAATCAAGTTCGGGATCGTGCACGGGAGCTCGAAGAACTTCAAGAAGCTGTACAGCAGCATGCTTCTCTTAGAGAGGACCAACCTGAGCTTGAAATTGAGCAGCAGACACTTCAGAGGGATTTCCAGGAGCTCTTCACACCTCTCGCCCAACGCAGGGGCAAGCTGGAGGCCGCTAAGGCAGTGCACCAGTTCTTCAGAGATCTTGCGGATGAGATA CTCTGGGTCAATGAGAGGTTACCAATGGCGATGTCAGAAGAACATGGCAACAATCTTCAGACGGTCCAACTTCTGCTCAAGAAGAACCAA TCTCTTCAAAAAGAGATTGACGGTCACCAGCCACGCATTGATGAAGTATTAGAGCGTGGTCGGCGAATGGTGGCAGCAGCAGAGGGTAGTCCAGAAGAAGAACACATGTCTGAGGAGATGAAGAAGCTTCAGGATCTGTGGGCAAAGCTGCAGGATGAGATGGACAAACGGAGAGCACGGCTCTATGGTTCTAATGAGGCCCAGCAGTATTACAATGATGCAGATGAGGCTGAGGCCTGGATAGGGGAACAAGAACTCTACATGATTGCTGATGAGAAGGCCAAG GATGAACAGAGTGCTATGATCATGCTGAAGCGACACCTGCTTCTAAAGCAGACAGTGGATGACTATGCACACTCCATCCAGCAGCTGGTAGACCGTGCCCAGAAGATGCTGGCTGAAGAGCACCCAGATGG TGAGGACATCATCCGGAGACAAGGACAAGTTGACAAGCAGTATGCTGGGCTGAAGGAGCTTGCAGAGGACCGCAAAAAGAAGCTAGACCACACATATCATCATTTCTTGCTTAGTCGTGAAGTGAAGGATCTTGAGCAGTGGATTGCAGAGCGTGATGTGGTGGCCTCTTCACAAGAGATGGGACAAGACCTTGACCATGTGACG ATCCTCCGAGATAAGTTCAGGGAGTTTGCACGGGAGACAGGGACAGTGGGTCAAGAACGTATAGACACTGTGAACCGGATCATAGATGATCTGATTGAAACAGGACACAGTGAGGCAGCAACTCTAGCGGAGTGGAAGGATGGAGTCAATGAAAGCTGGGCAGATTTGCTGGAGCTCATCGACACCCGTGCTCAGCTCCTTACAGCCTCCTATGACCTGCTTAA GTATTTTGATGATGGTAAAGAGCTAGTCACTCAGATTGAGGAGAAGAAGAATGAGCTTCCTGAGGATCTGGGAGAAGACTTCAGCAAAGCAGAGTCCTTCCACCGAATGCATGCTGCATTTGAAAGAGCCATCAGCTCCCTCGGGAAACAG GTGAAACAATTCCGGGAGACTGCAACTAGACTGTATGCACAGTATGCAGGAGACCAGGCCACTGCTATTCAAGAAACTGAAAAAGAGGTTGTGGAGGCCTGGAATGGTCTGCTGGCAGCTTGCGCAGGCAGGAGGAAGCAGTTGGAGGATACTGCAGACAAATTCCGCTTCTTCACCATGGTGAGAGACCTGCTGGCCTGGATGGAAAGCATCAGTCAGCAGATAGAGACACAGGAAAAGCCACG AGATGTCTCCTCAGTGGAGCTCCTGATTAAGTATCACCAAGGGATCCGTGCTGAAATTGAGACGCGTGGGCCAAAGTTTAATCAGTGTGTGGAGCTGGGCCGAGCCCTACTGGAACGCAAGCATAAGGACTCTGCAGAG ATTAAAGAGAAGCTGATGCAACTAGTAGAGAAGAGGAAAGAGATGATGCTCAAATGGGATGAAAGATGGGAATGGCTTAGACTTT TGTTGGAGGTATGTCAGTTTGCCAGGGATGCATCTGTGGCAGAGGCCTGGCTGATTGCCCAGGAGCCATACGTGGCCAGCAGGGATCTGGGTGAGACAGTGGATGAGGTTGAAAAACTGCTCAAGAGACATGAAGCCTTCGAGAAATCCACTGCTACATGGGAAGAGCGTTTCTCAGCACTAGAACGTCTTACAACA TTGGAGCTGTTGGAAATTCGCAAACAACAACAGGACATAGAACAGTATAGACAAGAGGCGGAAAAAGAGAgcag GAGAGAAGACACCGGGTTTGTAGAGGAGTCTTCACAAATCTACACCACAGAAGAACAGTCTCTG TCTGGTTTAGGAGTAATAGAGCCAAGTTCCGTGGGATTTGATGGCACAGCAGGGGAATCCACTGTGCCTTTGATCTCAGAAATGCAGGAAAGTGGCTCACTGGAGCTGGACCCTTCCACATCCATCCAGGTTACCAAAGAGTCAGAAAAAGCTGCCACGCTTCCCACTGAATCCTCACAAGTTCAACCAGTCTTGATGGAGGGACTTCTATCCCGCAAACATGAGATGGAGGGACCTAATAAGAAGGCATCCAACAG gtcctggaacaacatttactGTGTGCTTAAACCTGGGCAGCTCTCTGCTTACAAGGACGCCAAGAGCTTTAGTCACAGTGTCACCTACCATGGTGAGGAACCCCTGAACCTAACCAATGCTTCTTGCGAGATCTTGACTAACTATAAGAAAAAGAAGCAGGTGTTCAAACTCCG ACTTGAAGATGGAAATGAATATCTGTTCCAGTGTAAAGATGAG GAGGAACTCCAGAATTGGACTCTGGTTATAGAACAGGCATCACAAACTGTAACAGAAGAACCAGTTGCAGGGCCATCGGGAGTGAAGGCACAAAGCCTACCTCCACCTTCTTCTTCTACTCTAGAGGTTCCCTCAACCAAGAAGGAAAAGGAGAAAAGGTTTAGTCTGTTCGCTAAGAAGAAATAA